From one Dermacentor andersoni chromosome 1, qqDerAnde1_hic_scaffold, whole genome shotgun sequence genomic stretch:
- the UbcE2M gene encoding NEDD8-conjugating enzyme Ubc12 has translation MIKLFSLKQQQKDGEATGNKPASQKRASAAQLRITKDINELNLPKTCQMEFPDPDDLLNFKLVICPDEGFYRNGRFVFSFRVSPNYPHEPPKVKCDTMVYHPNIDLDGNVCLNILREDWKPVLTVNSIVYGLQYLFLEPNPEDPLNKDAAEVLQSNRRLFEQNVKKAMLGGYIGATYFERCLK, from the coding sequence ATGATCAAGCTCTTCTCCCTCAAGCAGCAACAGAAGGATGGTGAGGCGACGGGCAACAAGCCGGCGAGCCAGAAGCGTGCCTCGGCGGCCCAGCTACGCATTACGAAGGACATCAACGAGTTGAACTTGCCGAAGACCTGTCAGATGGAGTTCCCCGATCCGGACGATCTGCTGAACTTCAAGCTGGTTATCTGCCCAGACGAGGGCTTCTACCGGAACGGCCGCTTCGTGTTCAGCTTCCGTGTAAGCCCAAACTACCCGCACGAACCTCCCAAGGTCAAGTGCGACACAATGGTCTACCACCCGAACATAGACCTGGACGGCAACGTCTGCCTCAACATCCTGCGCGAAGATTGGAAGCCTGTGCTGACGGTCAATTCGATTGTCTACGGCCTGCAGTACCTCTTCCTCGAGCCCAACCCCGAGGACCCACTCAACAAGGACGCCGCCGAAGTTCTGCAGAGCAACCGGAGACTGTTCGAACAAAACGTCAAGAAGGCCATGCTTGGAGGCTACATCGGCGCGACGTACTTTGAACGGTGCCTGAAGTAG